Genomic segment of Thermoplasmata archaeon:
TAGAAGGTGTTGAAATTCATTTAATAGGATGCGGTGTTGATGAGACAAAAATTACTGCTAAGGATGGTAAGGCACAGTTTTCTATAACACCTTTACTGCCTCAAAATGTGAATTTTGATGAAATTCAGGTAACTGCGAAGTACATGGGCGCACACCCAAAAATTCTCAAGGGAGTCATTTTTGTCTATGATTGAGACCTCTATTTTTCTTTACCTTCCTTCTCCCTCATGGCATACCTTGCAGCACCAACAGCGTTCACAATTTGCGGCTCTGGTGGCACAAACACATCCGCATTCACTGTCTCCCTAAATGCCCTCACAAACCCTTTGTTCTTTGCCACACCACCAATCAACACAACTTTCGTTGCAGAAGGCACAATCTCTGCTACCTTCTTTGCAAAAGAGTAATTAAGTCCTGTTAGAACATCCTCTGTCCTTGCTCCATTCGCCAGATGAGAAAGAATTTCAGAGAGGGCAAAAACAGTGCAGGTATTGTTAAGGTAAATTATCTTTCCTTCACTCACATTTTCCAGCGTCTCAAAGTCAAGCCCTAAATAGGAAAGAATAAACTCAAAGAATGCACCTGTGCCAGCAGAGCATTTGTCGTTGATGTAGAACCTGTTTTCCCTTGAATCCACAACCTTGATGTCCTGCCCGCCAATGTCCACAACCACCTCACAATCTGGAAAATAATACCTTGCTCCCAGCATCGCAGCAGTAATCTCTGTGATTGTGAACTCACTTTTAATTTGCTTCCTGAAGTAGCCAGTGGTGCACAGATTGCTGTTTATGTCTGGAATCAGCCCCCTGTTTTTTGCTGTTCTGGCAATCTCTACCCTGACAATCTCCGCCCCTTCCATTTCCACAAGCTTCGTGTATGTGCTTCCCAAGTCAAGTCCGATAAATTTCTCCATAATCAGTGCCTGAAAACCCTCCAGCCAGTGAACACCATTGCCATTCCATACTCATTAACTGCATCTATTACCTCTCCATCCCTTATTGAGCCACCTGGCTGAATCACTGCAGTTATTCCAGCTTTTGCTGCAGCATCAATACCATCTCTGAATGGGAAGAAACCATCTGAGGCCATCACTGCACCCTTTGCTTTCTCACCTGCTTTCTCAGCTGCAATTTTAACAGCCATCACCCTGCTCGTTTGCCCTGGACCTATGCCAACTGTCTCATGCTCTCTTGCGAACACAATTCCATTGCTCACCACATGCTTCACGACCTTCCAGCCAAAGAGCATTGCTGCAATCTCCTCATTTGTGGGCAGACGCTTAGAAGCACATTTCAGTTCGTGTTCGTCCAGCGCCCGGGTATCCCTCTGTTGCACAAGCAGACCCCCACCCACCTTTTTCATCTCATAACCCTTCATCTCTCCACAACTGCCAGTTCTTAACACCATGCTTTTCTTCTTTGCAAGGACCTGAAGGGCTTTTTCTTCGTAGTCAGGTGCAATTATCGCATCCAGAAAATATTTCTTCATCTTCAGGGCACAATCCTCAGTTACAGTTGAATTGAAAGCCACAATGCCACCATAGGCAGACAGTGGGTCACCTGCAATGCAACGCACAAATGCCACACTGGAGTCCTCACCATTCGCCACGCTGGAGGGATTGGTGTGTTTTACAATTGCACAGGTTGGTTCTGAGAATTCGGTAACAATGTTCCACGCAGCATCAAGGTCAAGGATGTTGTTGTAAGAAAGCTCCTTTCCCTGGATTTTTTCAGCATTGGTGATGCAAGGGAAATCCACATTGGGTTCAGCATAGAATGCAGCTTTCTGGTGCGGATTTTCCCCATATCTTAAACCAAGCTTCTTTTCAAACACAGCGATAAATGTATCCGGGAATTCCTCGCCAACAAACTTTTTCTGGAAATAGTTGTAAATGGTTGCGTCATACACTGCAGTGGTGCGAAACGCCTCAACTGCAAGCTTTTCAAGTGTGTTTTCACTTAAACCACCGTTTTTCCGCATCTCTTCCAGCACTGGCAAATACTGTTCCTTTCTTGTGACCACTGCCGTGTAACGGTAATTTTTAGCAGCAGCCCTTATCAATGATGGCCCTCCAATATCAATGTTCTCAACTGCGTCCTCCAGCCTATGCTCACCCCTTATTGTTCTCTCAAATGGATAGAGGTTTACACACACCATCTCAATTCTCTGGATGCTATGGTTTTTCAGCTGGCCAAGATGCTCCTCCTTATTTTCAGCCAGTACACCACCAAAAATAGAGGGATGCAAGGTTTTCACACGGCCATCCAGAATTTCAGGAAAACCTGTGACGGAAGATACATCTCTCACAGCAATTCCCGCATTTCTGAGCAAATTTGCAGTTCCACCTGTGCTTATAATCTCCACGCCCATCTCTGCAAGTCCTTTCGCAAACTCAGTAACTCCTGTTTTGTCTGAGACGCTCAACAACGCACGATAAATTTTCAGCATTTTTTCACCTTTACATCTTTTTTATGTTTTTTGGTGCTGGTGGCTGGCAGTACATTGGATTGCATTGGGTGGCGGGTTTCCGCATCAAATAATTTTCCCAGCCAGAAAACTTCAGAATTGGCTTCAACGCTTTCTTCCCATGCACCCATCTGTAGTAGAGGAAGTAAGCAAAAACGCTTCCAAGCAACATGAATGGCTTTTTGTTTGGCTCAACCCAGCATTTCACATTGTGCTCCCAGCATTTTGCAATAAATTCCCACTGTAGTTCGTTCAGGTCGCTCAGGTCAGCATGCTTCTCTCTGTGCAAAATGCAATCCTCCTCACTTGTGAACAGCAACGGCACATAGAAAATCTTCATGTCCTTCAGTTTATCCAGCAACTCAAGAGTTTTAATTGTATCTTCTGGGGTTTCTCCTGGCAATCCTGTGATTAGCGTACCAAGTGGATACATCTTATTGTCGTTCATTATTTTTATTGCCTGCACAACCACTTCCTGCCACTGTTCTGGCTTGTAAGGAAGCATCTTTCCACGCATGTATTTTTCCATAAGCCGCTCGCTCCCTGTCTCAATCCCCACTTCAACAGTGCAGTAAGGCGAACCGTTTACATCTTTCCACCTGGACTTCTCAACCAGTAGTGGACAGATTTCCTCCATCATTTTCGGGTCATAGACCACAGGAGCAAGAGACGCATGAGCAATCTGGATTAACTCCACACCTGGAGTGTCGTGCACCGATTTTATCAACTTCACAATGGCTTCTCTATTCGGGATAAATCCGGGCTTGGCGTGGTAAAGGAACACATCGTCTGTTTGGAGCGAAATCATTTTTGTTCCGTTCTTGGCATTTAACTCCACTTCTTTCATTATGTGTTCAAGCGGAAATGAGTGGCGCTGTCGCATTGTGGGAGAGCAAAAGGCACACCCCCTACCACAACCTCGCATTATTTCCACGAAACCGTAAAGTGAGGGTCTTTTTATCAATGGAATGGTCTCTGGCTCTGGCTTTTTGCATGTAACCACTTTTGGCAGTTGCTCCCCATTCACTGCCTTCTTGAAAAGTGAGACAACCTCTGCTTCTGCCTCGCCCATCACAATTGTGTCAAGCCCCAGTTTCTCCTGCAAACCAGCTTTCTGCACCTGCCAGGCACCACTACCACCCAGAATTTTTTTAACTGGATATCTTGAGAAAACAGGGTTTGCAAGTAAGTCCTCAAACTCTGCTGCAGACATGGATTTGCCGCTAACTGCCACAAGCCCTGTGTAAGTGCGGCTCACGAACCCAATCCCGAGCGGGTCCATGGAAGTAATACCCACAACCTTGGTGTTCTTTCCAACAAAATGCTCAAGCATTGTGGGGTAAACAGTAACCACATTTTCTTCGCCAAATTCTTCAATAAGCAGTGATTCTACCTTCCTCAACCCATAAGGTGCAAATTTGGCTGTGCCATCTGGGTTAAATGGAGTTGGAGGATACCAGTACTTGCGAAGCATGTCTTTTGGCACAATTTTTGAAGGAAAACCACCGGTAAAAGCAATGAAAGCATTGAGATTGAAATCACTCATTTCTATAGCAGATGCAGTTAGAACAATTTTTTTTCCCTCGGTGCTGCCATGCCCGTTATTGTTTTTGCCAAACATGGTCTCGCCAAATCTCGGATTACCTCGGAGAAATATATAATTTTCCACGGTAACTTTGACCTGTGGTTTCGGAACCTACCTCGCAACTTATTTATATTAATTTGTTAATTATAGATTGAATGGAGAACCAACAAATTAACCTCATCCTTGAAGACAAAATTCTCCTTCATCTACTGGATTTTACTAAGTATAGGGGTAAGTTTGAGAGCCCGAGTGGCGTGACAGTGGTAGGTATAAGCAGAGCATTGCGTGTCCACCCTAGAATTCTTCCACCCATCCTGGATAAACTCAAATCCGTAAATCTGGTATGCGAGGAATGGAACTGGGTTGTAGGGTGCAATGCCAAGAAAAAGGTGTATTTTTTGACACCTACAGGTATCACTGAGGCCAAAAGGATTCTTGAAAATCTGAAAAATCGGTCTGTGAGAATCCGTCATGGTAACAGAGAATTTGATGCAAAATTCTGCGATGTGAATTCAATTTTAGGCATGAACATGCGAACTGTAGAGATTCTATGCTGTATGAGTGATGATGGTTGCATAGACCTCAACATGCGGAACCGAATGATAAGATTTTAAGCCCCCATGCCCACTTTTGGCTTTTGTTATTCCAACGCGAGAGAGTGAGCAAATTATAAATCTAAACCTCTTTACCCGCTTGATACCAGAAGAGCAAACCGATAAAAAATCCAAATTGGAAAATAAAAAAGGAAAGTTTTTACAATTTGGGAAGACCCAGGAACTCTGTTGCCATTTCAAGGAACGTGTAGTCCCTTACCCTTGTGAGATGTTTCACGGAGTACAACACAGTGGTTGTGGTCTCAACCATCTTCGGATTTGCCTTTGCAATCACACCTAACCTCTTTCTGTGGCACTCAACATACTCTCCATAGGAGCGATGTGCTGACAGGTACACCCCATCCGTGTTGCTTGCCACTGCAAAGAATGCAGGTATCTCTGTGAGTGCTTCGGCGAGAATACTGTTTTTCTTTTCCATCTCAATCCCTATGTTGAAGCGATCGTGGGTAAGAGCCACAACTTCCAATCCAAGTTTCTCAAGGGAAAGGTCCCTCGCTGGTAAAATCACTTTGTTTGCAAACCGCCTTCTCATTGATGCCACTGCCTGCCTTGAGAGCTTTGTTTTATCTGAAACCACCACGTCTGTGCCTTCT
This window contains:
- a CDS encoding radical SAM protein translates to MFGKNNNGHGSTEGKKIVLTASAIEMSDFNLNAFIAFTGGFPSKIVPKDMLRKYWYPPTPFNPDGTAKFAPYGLRKVESLLIEEFGEENVVTVYPTMLEHFVGKNTKVVGITSMDPLGIGFVSRTYTGLVAVSGKSMSAAEFEDLLANPVFSRYPVKKILGGSGAWQVQKAGLQEKLGLDTIVMGEAEAEVVSLFKKAVNGEQLPKVVTCKKPEPETIPLIKRPSLYGFVEIMRGCGRGCAFCSPTMRQRHSFPLEHIMKEVELNAKNGTKMISLQTDDVFLYHAKPGFIPNREAIVKLIKSVHDTPGVELIQIAHASLAPVVYDPKMMEEICPLLVEKSRWKDVNGSPYCTVEVGIETGSERLMEKYMRGKMLPYKPEQWQEVVVQAIKIMNDNKMYPLGTLITGLPGETPEDTIKTLELLDKLKDMKIFYVPLLFTSEEDCILHREKHADLSDLNELQWEFIAKCWEHNVKCWVEPNKKPFMLLGSVFAYFLYYRWVHGKKALKPILKFSGWENYLMRKPATQCNPMYCQPPAPKNIKKM
- the purH gene encoding bifunctional phosphoribosylaminoimidazolecarboxamide formyltransferase/IMP cyclohydrolase, whose protein sequence is MLKIYRALLSVSDKTGVTEFAKGLAEMGVEIISTGGTANLLRNAGIAVRDVSSVTGFPEILDGRVKTLHPSIFGGVLAENKEEHLGQLKNHSIQRIEMVCVNLYPFERTIRGEHRLEDAVENIDIGGPSLIRAAAKNYRYTAVVTRKEQYLPVLEEMRKNGGLSENTLEKLAVEAFRTTAVYDATIYNYFQKKFVGEEFPDTFIAVFEKKLGLRYGENPHQKAAFYAEPNVDFPCITNAEKIQGKELSYNNILDLDAAWNIVTEFSEPTCAIVKHTNPSSVANGEDSSVAFVRCIAGDPLSAYGGIVAFNSTVTEDCALKMKKYFLDAIIAPDYEEKALQVLAKKKSMVLRTGSCGEMKGYEMKKVGGGLLVQQRDTRALDEHELKCASKRLPTNEEIAAMLFGWKVVKHVVSNGIVFAREHETVGIGPGQTSRVMAVKIAAEKAGEKAKGAVMASDGFFPFRDGIDAAAKAGITAVIQPGGSIRDGEVIDAVNEYGMAMVFTGWRVFRH
- a CDS encoding acyl-CoA dehydratase activase codes for the protein MEKFIGLDLGSTYTKLVEMEGAEIVRVEIARTAKNRGLIPDINSNLCTTGYFRKQIKSEFTITEITAAMLGARYYFPDCEVVVDIGGQDIKVVDSRENRFYINDKCSAGTGAFFEFILSYLGLDFETLENVSEGKIIYLNNTCTVFALSEILSHLANGARTEDVLTGLNYSFAKKVAEIVPSATKVVLIGGVAKNKGFVRAFRETVNADVFVPPEPQIVNAVGAARYAMREKEGKEK